One Dysosmobacter welbionis DNA segment encodes these proteins:
- a CDS encoding NAD(P)-dependent oxidoreductase has translation MQKIGFLGMGVMGLPMAKNVVQKCGLPVLGYDVVQQQMDAFREAGGIPVSDPAEIYKACDVILQILPTHPIIRNSVEQAIQYGKPGNVIVDLSSTAPDIILELYQQAKDAGMFLLDSPVSGGNPMAIAGTLAIMTGGDKEAFDKVKPVLACMGSPVYTGGPASGSVTKLVNNMIGGAILVAIAEGYAFAAKAGIDLQTTFEATRGGFAGGPMYDNKVPKIIKRDYTPGARIAVHRKDILNAKHYAHKLDIDTPLTDVVLHVMDWMNDNGHIDEDQAALVKYYEDKMGVKVGREETAD, from the coding sequence ATGCAAAAAATCGGATTTTTGGGAATGGGCGTCATGGGACTGCCTATGGCGAAAAACGTGGTGCAGAAGTGCGGGCTGCCCGTGCTGGGCTACGATGTGGTCCAGCAGCAGATGGACGCCTTCCGGGAGGCAGGCGGCATCCCCGTCAGTGACCCGGCAGAAATCTACAAGGCCTGCGACGTGATCCTCCAGATCCTGCCCACCCATCCCATCATCCGCAACAGCGTGGAGCAGGCCATCCAGTACGGTAAGCCCGGCAATGTGATTGTGGACCTGAGCTCCACCGCACCGGACATCATTCTGGAGCTGTACCAGCAGGCCAAGGACGCGGGGATGTTCCTGCTGGACTCCCCGGTCAGCGGCGGCAACCCCATGGCCATCGCCGGGACGCTGGCCATTATGACCGGCGGCGACAAAGAGGCCTTTGACAAGGTAAAGCCGGTCCTGGCGTGCATGGGCAGTCCCGTTTACACCGGCGGCCCCGCCAGCGGCAGCGTCACCAAGCTGGTGAACAACATGATCGGCGGCGCCATCCTGGTGGCCATTGCGGAGGGCTATGCCTTCGCGGCCAAGGCGGGCATCGACCTGCAGACCACGTTCGAGGCCACCCGGGGCGGCTTTGCCGGCGGTCCCATGTACGACAACAAGGTGCCCAAGATCATTAAGCGGGACTACACCCCCGGCGCGCGGATCGCCGTCCACCGGAAGGACATCCTGAACGCCAAGCACTATGCCCACAAGCTGGACATCGACACGCCGCTGACAGATGTGGTCCTCCATGTGATGGACTGGATGAACGACAACGGCCACATCGACGAGGACCAGGCGGCACTGGTCAAGTATTACGAGGACAAGATGGGCGTGAAGGTCGGCCGGGAGGAGACGGCAGACTGA
- a CDS encoding TRAP transporter large permease encodes MNAGLLIIILLLGLALLGFPIYIALGIGALAALNLADLPLIVLPQRMFAGMNGSALLAIPFFILAGNIMSRSITGKLIDICNAIIGHIKGSLSLVTILASALFGAISGSGVATASAIGGITIPAMKREGYPAPFAVGVASISSILGPIIPPSIVLIVYASITNVSVAELFLGSVLPGIILAVALIAYGLYYGHKHNLPAHEKPNLRKIGSSVRKGIWALLMPIIILGGIFGGIFTPTEASAVAVVYSLIISLFVYKDMSFKELPQVFVEGAVSTATIMVMVGLSSASSYVITTSGLPQQLVSFFSSITNSPVVILLLLNILFLIIGMLMEANAAVVMMTPILLPLLNAFGIDLLQFGIVMSFNLCIGLVTPPVGLCLLLCNQTGETRLSHSLKAMMPMLLISIIVLFLITYVSPLTTLLPSIMAG; translated from the coding sequence ATGAACGCCGGCCTGTTAATCATCATTCTGCTGCTGGGTCTCGCCCTCCTGGGATTCCCCATCTACATCGCCCTGGGCATCGGCGCCCTGGCGGCCCTGAACCTGGCGGACCTGCCCCTGATTGTGCTGCCTCAGAGAATGTTCGCGGGCATGAACGGCAGCGCCCTGCTGGCCATCCCCTTCTTCATTCTGGCGGGCAATATCATGTCCCGCAGTATTACAGGAAAACTGATTGACATTTGTAATGCCATTATAGGACACATCAAGGGCAGCCTGTCCCTGGTGACCATTCTGGCCTCCGCCCTGTTCGGCGCTATCTCCGGCTCCGGCGTGGCCACCGCCTCCGCCATCGGCGGCATCACCATCCCCGCCATGAAGCGGGAGGGCTATCCCGCCCCCTTCGCCGTGGGCGTAGCGTCCATCTCCTCCATCCTGGGTCCCATCATTCCGCCCTCCATTGTGCTGATCGTGTACGCCAGCATCACCAATGTGTCCGTGGCGGAGCTGTTCCTGGGCTCCGTGTTGCCGGGCATCATTCTGGCGGTGGCTCTGATTGCCTACGGCCTGTATTACGGCCACAAGCACAATCTGCCGGCCCATGAGAAGCCCAACCTGAGGAAGATCGGCTCCTCCGTGCGCAAGGGCATCTGGGCGCTGCTGATGCCCATCATCATCCTGGGCGGCATCTTCGGCGGCATCTTCACCCCCACCGAGGCCTCTGCCGTGGCAGTGGTGTACAGCCTGATCATCAGCCTCTTCGTATACAAGGACATGAGCTTCAAGGAGCTGCCCCAGGTGTTTGTGGAGGGCGCAGTTTCCACCGCCACCATCATGGTGATGGTGGGCCTGTCCTCCGCCTCCAGCTATGTAATCACCACCTCCGGCCTGCCCCAGCAGCTGGTCTCCTTCTTCAGCTCCATCACAAACAGCCCCGTCGTCATTCTGCTGCTGCTGAACATTCTGTTCCTGATCATCGGTATGCTGATGGAGGCCAATGCGGCTGTGGTGATGATGACCCCGATCCTGCTGCCGCTGTTGAATGCCTTCGGCATCGATCTGCTGCAGTTCGGCATCGTCATGAGCTTCAACCTCTGCATCGGTCTGGTGACGCCGCCGGTGGGCCTGTGTCTGCTGCTGTGCAACCAGACCGGCGAAACCCGGCTGTCTCACTCCCTGAAGGCCATGATGCCCATGCTGCTGATCTCCATTATCGTGTTGTTCCTCATCACCTATGTCTCGCCCCTCACCACCTTGCTTCCCAGCATCATGGCGGGCTGA
- a CDS encoding TRAP transporter small permease, with protein sequence MLRGYSKFLDVLEKVEKAILAVTVGIMVIIIAYQVIMRYIFAHANSWSEELARYLFIYDVMIGAAIAIRRNSHLQIDILINLMKPKVRTILTIIATLAGMVFMVFLLSYSITLVQTGARTMSAGLGIPMSIPYSCMPVGIVLMLLTSIEVLFKNISALRGAGKEAQV encoded by the coding sequence ATGCTGAGAGGATATTCCAAATTCCTAGATGTCCTGGAGAAGGTCGAGAAAGCGATCCTGGCTGTCACCGTAGGGATTATGGTCATCATCATCGCCTACCAGGTCATCATGCGGTACATCTTTGCCCACGCCAACTCCTGGAGCGAGGAGCTGGCCCGGTATCTGTTCATTTACGACGTGATGATCGGTGCAGCCATTGCCATCCGCCGCAACAGCCATCTGCAGATCGACATTCTCATCAATCTGATGAAGCCGAAGGTGCGGACCATCCTCACCATCATCGCCACTCTGGCCGGCATGGTGTTCATGGTATTCCTGCTGTCCTACTCCATCACCCTGGTGCAGACCGGCGCCCGCACCATGTCTGCGGGGCTTGGGATCCCCATGTCCATCCCCTATTCCTGTATGCCCGTCGGCATCGTGCTGATGCTCCTGACTTCCATTGAGGTCCTCTTCAAGAACATCTCTGCCCTGCGCGGGGCCGGAAAGGAGGCCCAGGTATGA
- a CDS encoding TRAP transporter substrate-binding protein translates to MKKTLAMVLALVMMFTLLTGCGGGGGDSGGDGTGAEYTWRMALNGSAPGELGYDMATFFKEKVEELTSGRVSIEFYGGNSLGSTTEVLEGMAAGVADITCESVGTLAPFTNLANIDIMPYIYNGYDHFQAVWGGELGQEILDTVGNDSGFKLMGAGYRGARIVTATKEMKTVEDFAGFKLRSPNLEGYIKVWEWMGSAPTPLAMGETYTALQQGTVDGQENSILDSQSYSFQEVCPYWILTNHVYSANTIIMDKAYFESLPEDIQSALEEAAVYAGEQIGQEVLEREDAAKEELTAEGVTFVDVDNAAFTEHFSGYAEANFPDLADWCNQIRALAPNA, encoded by the coding sequence GTGAAAAAGACGTTGGCAATGGTATTGGCACTTGTGATGATGTTTACCCTGCTGACAGGCTGCGGCGGTGGAGGCGGTGATTCCGGCGGAGACGGCACCGGCGCGGAATACACCTGGCGCATGGCGCTGAACGGCAGTGCCCCCGGCGAGCTGGGCTATGATATGGCCACGTTCTTCAAGGAGAAGGTAGAGGAGCTCACATCCGGCCGCGTCTCCATTGAATTCTACGGCGGCAACAGCCTGGGTTCCACCACTGAGGTGCTGGAGGGCATGGCTGCCGGCGTAGCGGACATCACCTGCGAGTCCGTGGGCACACTGGCTCCCTTCACAAATCTGGCAAATATCGACATCATGCCGTACATCTACAACGGTTACGACCACTTCCAGGCGGTCTGGGGCGGCGAGCTGGGCCAGGAGATTCTAGACACCGTGGGCAATGACTCCGGCTTCAAGCTGATGGGCGCCGGTTACCGTGGTGCCCGGATCGTGACCGCCACCAAGGAGATGAAGACCGTGGAGGACTTCGCCGGCTTCAAGCTCCGCAGCCCCAATCTGGAGGGCTACATCAAGGTTTGGGAGTGGATGGGCTCCGCCCCGACTCCCCTGGCTATGGGCGAGACCTACACGGCTTTGCAGCAGGGCACCGTGGATGGGCAGGAGAACTCCATCCTGGACTCCCAGAGCTATTCCTTCCAGGAGGTCTGCCCCTACTGGATTCTGACCAACCATGTATACAGCGCCAACACCATTATCATGGATAAGGCGTACTTTGAATCCCTGCCGGAGGACATCCAGTCCGCGCTGGAGGAGGCTGCCGTCTATGCCGGCGAGCAGATCGGTCAGGAGGTGCTGGAGCGGGAGGATGCCGCCAAGGAAGAGCTGACCGCGGAAGGCGTCACCTTTGTGGATGTGGACAACGCCGCCTTTACCGAGCATTTCAGCGGCTATGCGGAGGCCAACTTCCCCGATCTGGCCGACTGGTGCAACCAGATCCGTGCACTGGCTCCCAATGCCTGA
- a CDS encoding FadR/GntR family transcriptional regulator: protein MEQPSSKALFTPAKTQRASEAIYNQIYPKIISGELRPGDRLPPERELAEMFQRSRPVVREALRMLQQEGLIETAVGSSGGAVIRGVSLKSVEEPLKNLVAMGAINLDELLEYRHINDRSCARLAAIHHTEEDAEALRQTLEGAKANLDSLFSFQEYDVAFHSALAKASHNTLASLINDVIVRLNTDVFVETIRDYTPEQLREINLRIYNTHYAIMEAVLAHDPDGADRAVAAMVRLFQDTVH from the coding sequence ATGGAGCAGCCTTCTTCCAAAGCCCTCTTCACGCCTGCCAAGACCCAGCGGGCGTCCGAGGCTATTTACAATCAGATCTACCCCAAGATCATTTCCGGGGAACTGCGTCCGGGGGACCGGCTCCCGCCGGAGCGGGAGCTGGCGGAGATGTTCCAGCGCAGCCGCCCTGTGGTGCGGGAAGCGCTGCGGATGCTCCAGCAGGAGGGACTGATCGAAACCGCCGTGGGCAGCTCCGGCGGCGCGGTGATCCGGGGCGTCTCCCTGAAATCCGTGGAAGAGCCCCTGAAAAACCTGGTGGCCATGGGGGCCATCAATCTGGATGAGCTGCTGGAGTATCGGCATATCAACGACCGCAGCTGCGCCCGTCTGGCTGCCATCCACCACACGGAGGAGGATGCTGAGGCGCTCCGGCAGACCCTGGAGGGCGCGAAGGCCAACCTGGACAGCCTCTTCAGCTTCCAGGAGTATGATGTGGCGTTCCACAGCGCTTTGGCCAAGGCCAGCCACAACACGCTGGCCTCTCTGATTAATGACGTGATTGTCCGCCTCAACACGGATGTGTTTGTGGAGACGATTCGGGATTACACACCGGAGCAGCTGCGGGAGATCAATTTGCGGATCTACAACACCCATTACGCCATCATGGAAGCCGTCCTCGCCCATGACCCCGACGGGGCGGACCGCGCCGTGGCGGCCATGGTCCGGCTGTTTCAGGATACGGTCCATTGA
- a CDS encoding LysR family transcriptional regulator gives MLNLKRLQYLDAVYQYKNFTQASEALYVSQPAISSAVQALEEELGVRLVVRSSKGVTFTYEGEQFMIWARRILSTCEAAENAMRDLAGTAEQRLRLGISHVLTNPIVPMIFSTFLREHPKAQIYLNEGSMNKHVEMVTGEMLDLAYNAFPTAPEAEELEIIPMGTMEIHAVLHPDHPLARLDRIPWRGWGRRSSL, from the coding sequence ATGCTGAATCTGAAGCGGCTGCAATATCTGGACGCGGTCTACCAGTATAAGAATTTCACCCAGGCCAGCGAGGCGCTCTACGTGTCCCAGCCGGCCATCTCCTCCGCCGTCCAGGCGCTGGAGGAGGAGCTGGGGGTGCGGCTGGTGGTCCGCAGCTCCAAGGGCGTTACCTTTACATACGAGGGCGAGCAGTTTATGATCTGGGCGCGGCGCATCCTCAGCACCTGTGAAGCGGCGGAAAATGCCATGCGGGATCTGGCCGGCACGGCGGAACAGCGCCTGCGGCTGGGAATCTCCCACGTGCTGACGAATCCCATCGTGCCCATGATCTTCTCCACCTTTCTGCGGGAGCACCCCAAGGCGCAGATCTACCTGAACGAGGGCTCCATGAACAAGCACGTGGAGATGGTGACGGGTGAAATGCTGGACCTGGCTTATAACGCCTTCCCCACAGCGCCGGAGGCGGAGGAGCTGGAGATCATTCCTATGGGCACTATGGAGATCCACGCGGTGCTGCATCCGGACCATCCCCTGGCGCGGCTGGACCGGATCCCCTGGCGCGGCTGGGGGAGGAGAAGCTCATTATGA
- a CDS encoding GntP family permease: MIVVSVIGIILAFAVLIFAAYKKISMFLAAVLAAAIVALFGGLDVAASLVGADGPFLIGMKDFVGSWLVIFALGALLGALYDKSGATWRISSTLINKAGTQWTLLIYVLVGALLVYGGIQVTVMIFVLLPFAKILFPKAGIPWYLFPGITGLAIATFAMGQMPGSLQMQNIIPTQILGTALTAAPVEGVLATLFMIVVGVGYLYWQVKKGHNDPEAAIELYQVQGGILDEKELEQRAPGFWISLLPMVVTFVLINGFGVELLYGLTAGCVLSLLFFCKSLGGVKGFGEIVSEGFNNGIFPCIIIAAVVGVGKVVSATDVFALVQENIINLPLPGLVKVAAITTIIAGITGSASGGLTIALELFGETFISWGYTPEIIHRVASIACGGLDTLPWNGTVVMLFALSGVSYKKGYKHVAMETVILPLLSLIPVFIYYSIVH; encoded by the coding sequence ATGATCGTAGTGAGCGTGATTGGAATCATTCTGGCATTCGCGGTGCTGATCTTTGCGGCTTACAAAAAAATCAGCATGTTCCTGGCGGCAGTGCTGGCTGCGGCCATCGTGGCCCTGTTCGGCGGGCTGGACGTGGCGGCCTCCCTGGTGGGGGCGGACGGCCCCTTCCTCATCGGCATGAAGGACTTCGTGGGCAGCTGGCTGGTGATCTTCGCCCTGGGCGCCCTGCTGGGCGCGCTGTATGACAAGAGCGGCGCCACCTGGCGCATCAGCAGCACCCTCATCAACAAGGCCGGAACCCAGTGGACGCTGCTGATCTACGTGCTGGTAGGCGCCTTGTTGGTGTACGGCGGCATCCAGGTGACCGTGATGATCTTCGTGCTGCTGCCCTTTGCCAAGATCCTGTTCCCCAAGGCGGGCATCCCATGGTACTTGTTCCCCGGCATCACCGGCCTGGCCATCGCCACCTTTGCCATGGGCCAGATGCCCGGCAGCCTGCAGATGCAGAACATCATTCCCACTCAGATTCTGGGCACGGCGCTGACCGCCGCCCCGGTGGAGGGCGTGCTGGCCACGCTGTTCATGATCGTCGTAGGTGTCGGCTACCTCTACTGGCAGGTGAAGAAGGGTCATAACGACCCGGAGGCGGCCATCGAGCTCTACCAGGTCCAGGGCGGCATTTTGGACGAGAAAGAGCTGGAGCAGCGGGCTCCGGGCTTCTGGATCTCCCTGCTGCCCATGGTGGTGACCTTCGTCCTCATCAACGGCTTCGGTGTGGAGCTGCTGTACGGCCTCACGGCCGGGTGCGTGCTGTCCCTCCTGTTCTTCTGCAAATCCCTGGGCGGCGTCAAGGGCTTTGGAGAAATTGTCTCCGAGGGCTTCAACAACGGGATCTTCCCCTGCATCATCATCGCTGCCGTGGTGGGCGTGGGCAAGGTGGTCTCCGCCACCGATGTGTTCGCCCTGGTGCAGGAGAACATCATCAACCTGCCGCTGCCGGGCCTGGTGAAGGTGGCGGCCATCACCACCATCATCGCCGGAATCACCGGCTCCGCCTCCGGCGGCCTGACTATCGCGCTGGAGCTCTTCGGTGAGACCTTCATCTCCTGGGGTTACACGCCGGAGATCATCCACCGGGTGGCCTCCATCGCCTGCGGCGGACTGGACACCCTGCCTTGGAACGGCACCGTAGTGATGCTGTTCGCCCTGTCCGGCGTGTCCTATAAGAAGGGCTACAAGCACGTGGCGATGGAGACGGTCATTCTGCCGCTGCTGTCCCTGATCCCTGTATTTATCTACTATTCCATCGTACACTGA
- a CDS encoding thiamine pyrophosphate-dependent dehydrogenase E1 component subunit alpha yields the protein MVRIRAFEEHAAECFTKGMLAGNIHLSIGQEAAEAGAFAAIEPRDYFTSTHRGHGHAIARGADPKRAMAELFGKAAGYCKGKGGSMHIADMEKMNHLGANGIVGAGQPISAGSALASKIMGDDSVTVGCFGDGSTNEGSFHESLNMAAAWKLPLVWFIENNCYGVSTEIHRVTNTPDLASRAAAYGVPYAVVDGTDAIAVYEAMKVALDHARSGKGPYVVEAKVYRYQGHYCGDPAVYRPKEYMEHALANDGIEKLGRRLLESGAAQEELDAIRQDAEAEMDEAVKFADASPYPDPATVLDDMYVTDNERCVAR from the coding sequence ATGGTCCGGATCCGGGCCTTTGAGGAACACGCCGCCGAGTGCTTCACCAAGGGCATGCTGGCGGGCAACATCCACCTGAGCATCGGTCAGGAGGCAGCGGAGGCCGGTGCCTTCGCGGCCATCGAGCCCAGGGACTACTTCACCTCCACCCACCGGGGCCATGGCCATGCCATCGCCCGCGGAGCGGACCCCAAGCGGGCCATGGCGGAGCTGTTCGGCAAGGCTGCCGGCTACTGCAAGGGCAAGGGCGGCTCCATGCACATTGCGGACATGGAGAAGATGAACCACCTGGGCGCCAACGGCATCGTGGGCGCCGGGCAGCCCATCTCCGCCGGCAGCGCCCTGGCCTCCAAGATCATGGGGGACGACTCCGTCACCGTGGGCTGCTTCGGCGATGGCTCCACCAACGAGGGCTCCTTCCACGAGTCCCTGAACATGGCCGCCGCCTGGAAGCTGCCGCTGGTCTGGTTCATTGAAAACAACTGCTACGGCGTGTCCACGGAGATCCACCGGGTCACCAACACCCCGGATCTGGCCTCCCGGGCCGCGGCCTACGGCGTGCCCTACGCCGTGGTGGACGGCACGGACGCCATCGCGGTGTATGAGGCTATGAAGGTCGCCCTGGACCACGCCCGCAGCGGCAAGGGACCCTATGTGGTGGAGGCCAAGGTATACCGCTATCAGGGCCACTACTGCGGTGACCCGGCGGTTTACCGCCCCAAGGAGTACATGGAGCACGCCCTGGCAAACGACGGCATCGAGAAGCTGGGGCGGCGGCTGCTGGAGAGCGGCGCCGCCCAGGAGGAGCTGGACGCCATCCGGCAGGACGCAGAGGCCGAGATGGACGAGGCTGTGAAGTTCGCGGATGCGTCCCCATATCCGGACCCCGCGACGGTGCTGGATGATATGTATGTGACTGACAACGAAAGGTGCGTGGCGAGATGA
- a CDS encoding alpha-ketoacid dehydrogenase subunit beta: MSKKITVSKAIGEALHEEMLRDEKVFIMGEDMAVMGNVFAITKGFLEEFGPNRVIDTPISEEGFVGMAVGAAMRGLRPVVELMYDDFATECADPLFNQAAKIRYMTGGQCSVPMVLRAPMGAGRRNAGQHSQCLENFFCHFPGLKVVAPCTAADAKGLLKSAIRDDDPVVFLEHKLLYAHKEEIPDGEYTIPLGAADVKRAGRDLTIITWSREVYFALEAAQTLEAEGIDVEVLDLRTLVPLDWDAIVKSVSKTHNVIIVSEEVKRGSYAGELSAQIAEELFDELDAPVERVCGLNICSPFSPVLEDKNFPHPEDIVRAVKRVLNK; encoded by the coding sequence ATGAGCAAGAAGATCACCGTCAGCAAGGCCATCGGTGAAGCCTTGCACGAGGAAATGCTCCGGGACGAAAAGGTTTTCATCATGGGCGAGGACATGGCCGTCATGGGCAATGTGTTCGCCATCACCAAGGGCTTTCTGGAGGAGTTCGGCCCCAACCGCGTCATTGACACTCCCATCTCCGAGGAGGGGTTTGTGGGCATGGCCGTGGGCGCCGCGATGCGGGGGCTGCGGCCCGTGGTGGAGCTGATGTACGATGACTTCGCCACGGAGTGCGCGGATCCCCTGTTCAACCAGGCTGCCAAGATCCGCTACATGACCGGCGGACAGTGCAGCGTCCCCATGGTCCTGCGGGCGCCCATGGGCGCCGGCCGCCGGAACGCAGGCCAGCATTCCCAGTGCTTGGAGAATTTCTTCTGCCACTTCCCGGGACTGAAGGTGGTGGCCCCCTGCACCGCTGCCGACGCCAAGGGCCTGCTGAAGTCCGCTATCCGGGACGACGACCCGGTAGTGTTCCTGGAACACAAGCTGCTGTACGCCCACAAGGAGGAGATCCCCGATGGGGAGTACACCATCCCCCTGGGTGCGGCGGACGTGAAGCGGGCGGGCAGGGACCTGACCATCATCACCTGGAGCCGTGAGGTCTACTTCGCCCTGGAGGCCGCCCAGACCCTGGAGGCGGAGGGCATCGACGTGGAGGTCCTGGATCTGCGGACTCTGGTGCCCCTGGACTGGGATGCCATCGTGAAGTCCGTCTCCAAGACCCACAACGTCATCATCGTCTCCGAGGAGGTCAAGCGGGGCAGCTACGCCGGTGAGCTCTCTGCCCAGATCGCAGAGGAGCTGTTTGATGAGCTGGACGCCCCGGTGGAACGGGTCTGCGGCCTGAACATCTGCTCCCCCTTCAGCCCGGTGCTGGAGGACAAGAACTTCCCCCATCCGGAGGATATCGTGCGGGCTGTCAAGCGCGTGCTGAACAAGTGA
- a CDS encoding dihydrolipoamide acetyltransferase family protein codes for MAYEVLMPQLGLTMEEGTVSQWIKHEGDAVKAGDVVVEITTDKLTNEITSEQDGVLLKIVAQEGEDVPVKGLLAYIGQPGEQVGETTAPAVSAASAAPSAEPAAALASAPAASPAAGGKRIRISPLARKIAGQMGVDYTVLTGTGPSGRIVKRDILAAAEAAPKAAAPAPADRKIAAPAAVSATAFPVKNLELMEGDTVEKLTGMRKVVAQRMYTSAVEIPTVTQTVKVDVTALLAFRKKLKEEGHAFSVNDFVLKAVAKALRRHPEILVSLDGEQIIRRAHVNLGMAVALDAGLIVPVIRDADLLSLEALSAKAKDLAERARANQLGADEYKGSTFTVSNLGMFGVESFTPIINQPDAAILGVNCTEDELVMEDDGTIAKHQVLRISLTFDHRLLDGAVAAKFEMTVRDLLEHPMDILL; via the coding sequence ATGGCTTATGAAGTACTGATGCCCCAGCTGGGCCTGACCATGGAGGAGGGAACCGTCTCCCAGTGGATCAAGCACGAGGGAGACGCTGTAAAGGCCGGGGACGTGGTGGTGGAGATCACCACTGATAAGCTCACCAATGAGATCACCAGCGAGCAGGACGGCGTCCTGCTGAAGATCGTGGCCCAGGAGGGCGAGGATGTGCCGGTGAAGGGACTGCTGGCCTACATCGGCCAGCCCGGCGAACAGGTGGGGGAGACTACTGCCCCCGCTGTATCCGCGGCTTCTGCTGCCCCGTCTGCGGAGCCTGCGGCTGCGCTGGCTTCTGCCCCTGCGGCATCCCCGGCGGCCGGGGGCAAGCGGATCCGAATCTCTCCCCTGGCCCGGAAGATCGCCGGACAGATGGGCGTGGACTACACCGTCCTCACCGGCACCGGCCCCAGTGGCCGGATCGTCAAGCGGGACATCCTGGCCGCGGCGGAGGCCGCGCCCAAGGCAGCTGCTCCCGCCCCTGCTGATCGGAAGATCGCCGCGCCTGCGGCTGTCTCCGCCACCGCCTTCCCGGTGAAGAATCTGGAGCTGATGGAGGGTGACACGGTGGAGAAGCTCACCGGCATGAGGAAGGTGGTGGCCCAGCGGATGTACACCTCTGCTGTGGAGATCCCCACCGTCACCCAGACGGTGAAGGTGGACGTCACCGCCCTGCTGGCCTTCCGCAAAAAGCTGAAGGAGGAGGGCCATGCCTTCTCTGTCAATGACTTTGTGCTGAAGGCCGTGGCCAAGGCCCTGCGCCGTCATCCGGAGATCCTGGTGAGCTTGGACGGGGAGCAGATCATCCGCCGGGCCCATGTGAATCTGGGCATGGCGGTGGCTCTGGACGCGGGGCTCATCGTCCCTGTGATCCGGGACGCGGACCTGCTGAGCCTGGAAGCCCTGTCCGCCAAGGCCAAGGATTTGGCGGAGCGGGCCCGTGCCAACCAGCTGGGCGCTGACGAGTACAAGGGCTCCACCTTCACTGTGTCCAATCTGGGCATGTTCGGCGTGGAGAGCTTCACCCCCATCATCAACCAGCCGGACGCGGCCATTCTGGGCGTCAACTGCACGGAGGATGAGCTGGTGATGGAGGACGACGGCACCATCGCCAAGCATCAGGTGCTGCGGATCTCCCTGACCTTCGACCACCGACTGCTGGACGGCGCGGTGGCGGCCAAATTCGAGATGACAGTCCGGGATCTGCTGGAGCATCCCATGGACATCCTGCTGTGA